Proteins from one Phocoena sinus isolate mPhoSin1 chromosome 8, mPhoSin1.pri, whole genome shotgun sequence genomic window:
- the NPAS4 gene encoding neuronal PAS domain-containing protein 4, translating to MYRSTKGASKARRDQINAEIRNLKELLPLAEADKVRLSYLHIMSLACIYTRKGVFFAGGTPLAGPTGLLSAQELEDIVAALPGFLLVFTAEGKLLYLSESVSEHLGHSMVDLVAQGDSIYDIIDPADHLTVRQQLTLPSALDNDRLFRCRFNTSKSLRRQSAGNKLVLIRGRFHAHPPGAYWAGNPVFTAFCAPLETRPRPGPGPGPGPGPASLFLAMFQSHHAKDLALLDISESVLIYLGFERSELLCKSWYGLLHPEDLGHASAQHYRLLAESGDIQAEMVVRLLAKPGGWAWIYCLLYSEGPEGPITANNYPISDTEAWSLRQQLNSEETQAAYVLGTPTMLPSFPESILSQEQCSGPNPLFTMGPPRSTNFPSAPELGAVSTPEELPRPPKEVGFSYLTFPSGPEPSLQADLSKDLVCTPPYTPRQPGGCAFLFSLHEPFQTHLPTPSSSLQEQLTPSTVTFSDQLTPSSATFPDPLTSPLQGQLTETSARSYEDPCTSTFPDQLLPGTATFPEPLNSPAHEQVTSPSTAFQAHLNSPSQTFPEQLSPNPTKTYFAQEGCSFLYEKLPPSPSSPGNGDCTLLALAQLRGPLSVDVPLVPEGLLTPEASPVKQSFFHYSEKEQNEIDRLIQQISQLAQGMDRPFSAEAGTGGLEPLGGLEPLDPNLSLAGAGPPVLSLDLKPWKCQDLDFLTDPDIFLEETPVEDIFMDLSTPDPNGEWSSEDPEAAVPGGAPSPRNNLSPEDSSFLEDLATYETAFETGVSAFPYDGFTDELHQLQSQVQDSFHEDGSGGEPTF from the exons ATGTATCGCTCCACCAAGGGCGCCTCCAAGGCGCGCCGCGACCAGATCAACGCTGAGATCCGGAACCTCAAGGAGCTGCTGCCGCTGGCCGAAGCGGACAAGGTCCGGCTGTCCTACCTGCACATTATGAGTCTTGCCTGCATCTACACTCGCAAGGGCGTCTTCTTCGCTGGAG GCACTCCTCTGGCGGGCCCCACAGGGCTCCTCTCAGCTCAAGAGCTTGAAGACATAGTGGCAGCACTACCTGGATTCCTGCTTGTGTTCACGGCGGAGGGGAAGCTGCTATATCTCTCTGAGAGTGTGAGCGAGCATCTGGGCCACTCCATG GTGGACCTGGTTGCCCAGGGTGACAGTATCTACGACATCATTGACCCAGCTGACCACCTAACTGTGCGCCAGCAACTCACCCTGCCCTCTGCTCTGGATAATG ATCGCCTCTTCCGCTGTCGCTTCAACACCTCCAAGTCCCTCAGGCGCCAGAGTGCAGGCAACAAACTGGTGCTTATTCGAGGCCGATTCCACGCTCACCCACCTGGGGCCTACTGGGCAGGAAATCCTGTGTTCACAGCTTTCTGTGCTCCACTGGAGACAAGACCccgccctggccctggccctggccctggtccTGGCCCTGCCTCACTTTTCTTGGCCATGTTCCAGAGCCATCACGCTAAGGACCTGGCCCTGCTGGACATCTCAGAGAG TGTCCTAATCTACCTGGGCTTTGAGCGCAGTGAACTGCTCTGTAAATCATGGTATGGACTGCTGCACCCTGAGGACTTGGGCCACGCTTCTGCTCAACACTACCGCCTGT tGGCTGAGAGTGGAGATATTCAAGCAGAGATGGTGGTGAGACTGCTGGCCAAGCCTGGAGGCTGGGCGTGGATTTATTGCCTTTTATATTCAGAAGGTCCGGAGGGTCCCATTACCGCCAATAACTACCCAATCAG tgACACGGAAGCCTGGAGCCTCCGCCAGCAGTTAAACTCTGAAGAAACCCAGGCAGCCTATGTCCTGGGCACCCCGACTATGCTGCCCTCATTCCCGGAGAGCATCCTCTCACAGGAGCAATGCTCTGGTCCTAATCCACTCTTCACCATGGGGCCTCCCCGAAGCACCAATTTCCCCAGTGCTCCTGAGCTGGGTGCTGTCTCAACACCAGAAGAGCTTCCCCGACCCCCCAAAGAGGTTGGCTTCAGTTACCTGACATTCCCATCTGGCCCTGAGCCTTCTCTTCAAGCAGACCTGAGCAAGGATCTTGTGTGCACCCCACCCTACACGCCCCGCCAGCCGGGAGGCTGTGCCTTCCTCTTCAGCCTCCATGAGCCCTTCCAGACCCACTTGCCCACTCCGTCCAGCTCTCTCCAAGAACAGCTGACTCCGAGCACTGTGACCTTCTCTGATCAATTGACGCCCAGCAGTGCAACTTTCCCAGATCCACTGACTAGCCCACTACAAGGCCAACTGACCGAAACCTCAGCCAGAAGCTATGAAGATCCTTGCACCTCCACTTTCCCAGATCAGCTGCTTCCCGGCACTGCCACCTTCCCAGAGCCTCTGAACAGCCCTGCCCACGAGCAGGTGACTTCTCCAAGCACAGCGTTCCAAGCACACCTGAACAGCCCCAGCCAAACTTTCCCAGAGCAACTGAGCCCTAATCCCACCAAGACTTACTTCGCCCAGGAGGGATGCAGTTTTCTCTATGAGAAGTTGCCCCCAAGTCCTAGCAGCCCTGGTAATGGGGACTGCACACTCCTGGCCCTAGCCCAGCTCCGGGGCCCCCTCTCTGTGGACGTCCCCCTGGTGCCCGAAGGCCTGCTCACACCTGAGGCCTCTCCAGTCAAGCAGAGCTTCTTCCACTATTCGGAGAAGGAGCAGAATGAGATAGACCGTCTCATCCAGCAGATCAGCCAGTTGGCTCAGGGCATGGACAGGCCCTTCTCAGCAGAGGCTGGCACGGGTGGGCTAGAGCCACTTGGCGGGCTGGAGCCCCTGGACCCTAACCTTTCCCTGGCAGGAGCTGGCCCCCCTGTGCTCAGCCTGGACCTGAAACCCTGGAAATGCCAGGACCTGGATTTCCTGACTGACCCTGATATATTCCTGGAAGAGACGCCCGTGGAAGACATCTTCATGGATCTCTCTACCCCAGACCCCAATGGGGAATGGAGTTCAGAGGATCCTGAGGCAGCAGTCCCAGGAGGGGCCCCATCACCTCGCAACAACCTGTCCCCAGAAGATAGCAGCTTCCTGGAGGACCTGGCCACATACGAAACCGCCTTTGAGACAGGTGTCTCAGCATTCCCCTATGATGGGTTTACTGATGAGTTGCATCAACTCcagagccaagttcaagacagCTTCCATGAAG atgGAAGTGGAGGGGAACCAACGTTTTGA